Proteins from a genomic interval of Sulfurimonas sp. HSL3-2:
- the ileS gene encoding isoleucine--tRNA ligase, whose amino-acid sequence MDYKDTLLLPTTEFPMRGNLPQNEPKRYESWYAKDVYTKMKNKRKDRESFTLHDGPPYANGNIHIGHALNKILKDIIVKQNYFAGKSVRLTPGWDCHGLPIEQQVEKKLGGKQKKELLETSEIRKLCRDHAAKFVDIQRGEFKQMGIIADWENPYVTMDYKFEANIYRTLCEVANKGLLIERSKPVFWSWAERTALAEAEVEYQDKEDYSIYIAFELSDDAKAKVGINGKAAFVIWTTTPWTIPSNTGISLNPEEKYALTTDGYIVAEKLHDALVKAGILKGEIAQTFDATVFENLKAVNPLNGRDSQLVLGEHVLMDNGTGAVHTAPGHGEDDYRVGLKYDLEVIMPVDETGCYDETVVGLKLMPNAEEFVGKHIFKSNEAIIELLGESVLHVSRFVHSYPHCWRSHTPLIYRATKQWFISVDETPKGESKTLRQIASDEVAKTAFYPETGRNRLNSMVANRPDWCISRQRDWGVPIAFFRVKATGEVLLDEKVLNFVAMIFEMQGSDVWYSMDIAELLYPGSGYKPEELEKVTDILDVWFDSGSTWNAVLKSRNYDAGEYPADIYLEGSDQHRGWFQSSLFLSAAVQHKAPYKTVLTHGFTVDAKGEKMSKSKGNVVAPDKVLKEFGSEILRLWVASSDYQGDLKISDDILKQIAENYRKLRNTFRIMLANINDLETLVDVKDMGVLDRWVLAKASKVFADVMKNFNEYNFVQAMSLLNNFVVNDLSGIYIDITKDRLYCDAKDDMHRRSSQSALAIIAKSLLTIIAPILTYTADEILENAPAVIKGDAEDIFDLEYAPLHVEASEFNEAYMLKARDAFFEIVDALKKEKKIKSTLEVEISTGSNILLSMNATEAEDWFVVSSVNNNDVADEELGHFTVDGDEFVVVKATRAKCPRCWKFQAANEECVCERCAKVVK is encoded by the coding sequence ATGGACTATAAAGATACCCTTCTTTTACCTACAACAGAATTTCCGATGCGTGGTAATCTCCCACAAAACGAGCCTAAGAGGTATGAATCTTGGTACGCAAAAGATGTGTACACAAAGATGAAAAACAAACGTAAAGACAGAGAGTCTTTTACGCTGCACGATGGTCCTCCGTATGCAAACGGAAACATCCATATCGGTCACGCACTCAATAAAATATTAAAAGACATTATCGTAAAACAGAACTATTTTGCAGGAAAATCGGTGCGTTTGACTCCGGGCTGGGACTGTCATGGTCTGCCGATCGAGCAGCAAGTAGAGAAAAAACTCGGCGGTAAGCAGAAAAAAGAGCTTTTAGAGACTTCTGAGATCAGAAAACTTTGTCGTGACCACGCTGCAAAATTTGTTGACATCCAACGCGGTGAATTTAAACAGATGGGTATCATTGCAGACTGGGAAAATCCATACGTGACTATGGATTATAAGTTCGAGGCAAACATCTACAGAACTCTATGTGAAGTAGCGAACAAAGGTCTTCTCATCGAGCGTTCAAAACCTGTTTTTTGGAGCTGGGCTGAGAGAACTGCACTTGCAGAAGCTGAAGTAGAGTACCAAGACAAAGAGGACTACTCTATCTACATCGCATTCGAGTTAAGCGACGACGCAAAAGCAAAAGTGGGCATCAACGGCAAGGCAGCGTTCGTTATCTGGACGACGACTCCTTGGACCATCCCTTCAAACACGGGTATCTCACTAAACCCTGAAGAGAAGTATGCTCTCACGACTGACGGTTACATCGTGGCGGAAAAACTGCACGATGCACTAGTAAAAGCAGGCATACTAAAAGGCGAGATAGCTCAGACTTTCGATGCGACCGTGTTTGAAAACCTGAAAGCTGTCAACCCGCTAAACGGCAGAGACTCTCAACTCGTCCTTGGCGAGCACGTTCTTATGGACAATGGTACTGGAGCGGTTCACACTGCACCGGGTCACGGTGAGGATGACTACCGTGTAGGTCTAAAGTATGACCTTGAAGTCATCATGCCTGTCGATGAGACCGGATGTTACGACGAGACTGTAGTAGGACTGAAACTGATGCCTAACGCAGAAGAGTTCGTAGGCAAGCATATCTTCAAATCAAACGAAGCTATCATCGAGCTACTAGGGGAAAGCGTCTTACATGTAAGCCGTTTTGTGCACTCGTACCCGCACTGTTGGAGAAGCCATACTCCGCTTATCTATAGAGCGACTAAGCAGTGGTTCATCTCTGTGGATGAGACTCCAAAAGGTGAGAGCAAGACTCTACGCCAGATCGCTTCAGATGAAGTGGCAAAGACAGCTTTTTACCCTGAGACAGGACGTAACCGTCTAAACTCTATGGTAGCGAACCGTCCAGACTGGTGTATCTCTCGTCAGCGTGACTGGGGTGTGCCTATCGCGTTTTTCAGAGTGAAAGCTACCGGCGAAGTACTGCTGGATGAGAAAGTACTGAACTTCGTTGCGATGATATTTGAGATGCAGGGAAGTGACGTTTGGTACTCTATGGATATCGCTGAACTTCTTTACCCGGGAAGCGGCTACAAACCTGAAGAGCTTGAAAAAGTCACAGACATCCTGGATGTTTGGTTTGACAGCGGTTCGACTTGGAACGCGGTACTAAAATCTCGCAACTACGACGCGGGCGAATACCCTGCAGATATCTACCTTGAGGGTAGCGATCAGCACCGCGGATGGTTCCAGTCTTCACTTTTTCTAAGTGCGGCTGTACAACACAAAGCGCCTTATAAGACAGTTCTTACTCACGGTTTCACGGTCGATGCCAAAGGTGAGAAGATGAGTAAGTCTAAAGGCAACGTCGTAGCACCTGATAAAGTACTCAAAGAGTTCGGTTCTGAGATCCTTAGACTATGGGTCGCATCAAGCGACTACCAAGGGGACCTCAAAATCTCTGACGACATCTTAAAACAGATAGCGGAGAACTACCGTAAGCTTCGTAATACATTCCGTATTATGCTTGCAAACATCAACGACTTAGAGACGCTTGTAGATGTAAAAGATATGGGCGTTCTAGACAGATGGGTACTGGCAAAAGCAAGTAAAGTATTCGCAGACGTGATGAAGAACTTCAACGAGTACAACTTCGTCCAAGCGATGAGCCTGCTGAACAACTTTGTCGTAAACGACCTGAGCGGTATCTACATCGACATCACAAAAGACAGACTCTACTGTGATGCAAAAGACGATATGCACAGACGTTCATCTCAGAGTGCGTTAGCTATCATCGCTAAATCGCTTCTGACTATCATCGCGCCGATACTAACATATACGGCTGATGAGATCTTAGAAAACGCTCCTGCTGTCATAAAAGGCGACGCAGAGGACATTTTCGACCTTGAGTACGCACCTTTACATGTAGAAGCTTCTGAGTTCAACGAAGCATATATGCTAAAAGCAAGAGACGCATTCTTCGAGATCGTCGATGCGCTTAAAAAAGAGAAGAAGATAAAAAGCACACTAGAGGTCGAGATCTCTACTGGTTCAAACATCCTTCTTTCTATGAACGCGACAGAAGCTGAAGACTGGTTCGTCGTTTCAAGCGTAAACAACAACGACGTTGCAGATGAAGAGCTTGGTCACTTTACGGTAGATGGCGATGAGTTCGTAGTCGTAAAAGCGACAAGAGCAAAATGTCCAAGATGCTGGAAGTTCCAAGCGGCAAACGAAGAGTGTGTATGTGAGCGTTGTGCAAAGGTAGTAAAGTAA